CTTTTCGAGTTCAAGCTTTTCTTCACGCTCTTCAACTTTCTTTAATCAACACAGATCTATCTCTCCGCCACGTGTCAATATGTACAACCACTCTTCATCGGCGCCATCTGTGCGTTTCTCGCTGGATAACCGCCCGATCTCGCCGAACCGTTCGATAGCCACCATCCGTAAAAACACCGACGCTGTGCAGAATTTAGAGAAGCGACAGCAGAAGCGGACTTGTATGTGTTCCCCAACGACGCATCCGGGATCCTTCCGTTGCAGTCTTCATAAAGGTTTCAATAATTCGAACGCGGTGTCGAGTTACGCGCCAAGCAATCGGCTCAACGCGCGTAGATCTGCGATGACAAACTCGCTGGTGAGGATTGGTGGAGTCGAAGGAGATCTGGTTAAGAGAGCTTTGTCGGCTTTGATTAGGCCTTCCTCTCACCAGCAGCGTCGCCGATCAGCGTTCCAGCCGAGGCCGAGCCGGCTTTCCGTGATGTCTAAAGCGGAGGATTTATGAAGATTCCTTTTGCGGTATGTGTAATCTTCTAATGCTTTTTGGTTAAGTCTCCAAGATTTTCCGGTGATAGGGGATCGAGCTTCGGAGTAACGCCGGATGGTAGCGTTGCAGTCAGGTTCCGGCGAAGAGGTTGGAGATCTGGACGAAGGATTCGGGACGGATATGATTTTTAGTGTACTCCGGGTGACCGAAACCGTAAAATCCGAGGAACAAATTATCATATAGTTTGTTGgtgtaaatacatatatttgcaGGCAATGGTAAATTTGAGGAGCTTTTGGACAGAAAAAGAACCctaaattcctttaaaatctaATCTAATTCAATCTAACCAGACTGTAACTCTAATCTAAAAAGCCCAGGCCAGTTCTCAATTTTGACTGGTTTATCATCTCTCTTAATTGGTTTGATAACCAAACACCATTCCATTCCATTCCATTCTATTCCAGCGCAGTTGTTTTCTTTTACGTGATCCATTTCTGTTGACGTTTTCCGTTTTCCGTTTCTCCATTTTCCATTTCAGCAGTTTGTGCCGTTTGTTCTTTTCCTCTGTTGACTCGTCTCATTCATCCGTTTCGtatgtctttttttttcccttagtatttttttcttaatggtgttttaaaatgattttatttgattgttttgcaGGTATCTGAAATGGACAACTCCTAATCATGAGTGGTTGGGTTTTAGTTGGAGGCACGCAAGGGAGAACTGAACCGAATGATTTATTAGACCTTGAACTCGAAGATAACCCTTACCCGTTTGCTAAATTTGATGGAAATTAAGGGAAAGATATGGAAACCATAAATATAATGGGATTAAAGAACAAacggaaataaaagaaaacagaaatgacaaaataaattaatttcattagagtagacaataataaattagaaaccTAATTTACTACTCAAAAGAAATGTTTATATCCCACAAAAGAGAAAAGGGGTCGAAAAAATCAAACCAGTTTGAGTTGATTGATTTTGTAGAAACAAAAAGTAGGATTAAAATGATGTTAAGATTCTCATGTGAAGATGTTTTTGTGAagactaaaacataaattagaTATTCGATTAAATACATCGAATCCATAAtctcatcaaattcaaatgtcACTTTAATGGTACACATTAAAGACAACAAAATGAACCTCTCCAGGGATATCCCTCAACAACTAATCTTCAgttctcttattattttaattcacaatacccacaattattttatttaattatatagtcaatcaaacatttaatattttaatactaagggttaattttttcaaaagaaagattaaattaacaaaatgggTAAATATTGAAGGCTacttttgttattataccagGTCATATTAACATTCTGTTTGGTGATGAAACCCATTTTAATGGTAAAGTGACTAAAATTGATAACTTATCTAAtaaaagtgactaaaataacaaaattttaaaatgagtgaccaaaataggaactTGAGTAAACTTGGATGACTAAATAGGTAGTTTTCCTTGATATTATTGTGGAGATTGACAGGATAAAATGACATGGCAAAATTTTACTTACACGCACTTTACTgaaaacaaaacattttttgttttactttgacacatttataattttattggttttaaaaaattacaaaaaaatccaACTTAATCTCTAAGCATACAAGTTtacatgattaaaattattttgattatttttgttataacaataatattatacaAGTAGTTGGGGCAGACAATGGTGGTGACTCATATTGTGGATGGTGTGAAGAGTCATTAAACATAGTAGTTTATCTGAGTTGGGATGATGTTTGAGTTAAAAGTAAGTTGCAGAGTTGATCTCGTCCCCTTCAAATCTAGGAAAAGAGGGTATTTTTAGATGAAGAAGGATCTGAAGTGAGTCCCTCACTGTATGATAGCCGAAGAGTCCTATTTGGGCTTAGGTCAAAGTTTATTCCAAATGTATCCCATTGTGACCATTTTCGAGTTTGGTGAGTTTGGGAAGTTAGAAGCATTAATGCGATTGGATTAGATGTGACAATAGTCCTTGATGGCATCGCAACGATGCTTACTTTGGTAATACTCTTTTCATGGCACAAGTTGTTCATGCATGAAGGCATAAGGGGTATCCAGGCGTAGGGTATAACAATTAGCCCTTagttaaagataattttataaagtgagtTGATTTGAATCTGTGATTTTGAGGTGACGAGGTGTCAGTTTTTAACGAAGGAGAAGCCTTTGTTGCTTGGACTATCTATAGTGGGATTAATAATTactcatgtttttttttcaaaattttaaaatggcgACTTTAAATGGGTGTAATTCTTGACTTTTGACGTGGCATCATTTTGTTGGCCAATAGTTACGTTGCTTTAAGacccttttccttttatttttctttcacttccCAAGTCCAAatctttttctattaaattgtattttagatGCTCATGGGGTTACTTCAGTCATAAAAGCTTGGATCTCCCAATAATTTGTTTAACCCTTAATTCCTTTTGTGGCAAGGTTAAACTGTTGGATATGCTATTACAAACCTTCACTTTCCTCTTTCTTGGTGTTGAACAACATAGACGGTTTTTATACAACAATATTAGTCGAGTGTTGACCTTCAGCTGGTGATCCAATTCATCAAATCTGCTTATGGACCTTGCTGGGAGAGTTAAGTACCAGCTTCTAGCATACTCTCATAATGTTAAGGAAAATGTCTTGAACTTAAGGGCATTGGAGGCTCCTACATTCCtcatataacttttattttgatgCAAATGATCCTTTAGATATTTTATTCCCTTATATGTCTCCTACAAATGTCTCTTTCAATGGTTTCAAGGAAATTGGGACTAGCTCTATAACAACAAGGGTAATCAGTAGACTGTCAGCATATTGGATTGATGAAGCTTCTTTTGGCTTCATCAATATTTTCAGAATTTCCATTTTTCTCCTTGATGCCTCCATTTGTTGTTTGAGAGGGGAGCCTACTGGTGCTATGCCCACCTTTTCTAGACCATATTCTACATCTTTCATCCTGGTCGGATGGTTCGTTTGCTCAACAACTAATAAAGTTGCATCTTCATGCCCTAGTGTCATATTCTTTTTTTGGATTGCCTGTCATGCCCCCAAATATAGgtgattaattgaaataattaactaaGTAATGATCTAAACTTGATGGTTAAATAGATAATGTACACCCTAGAGGTCCTAGGTTCTATCCACTTTTCTCCCAtttctttgctttttattttcaacaaactAGGATGAAAAATCATgctataataaatattactagAAGTAAAACCTATTAAAAAATGGGCAGTAACCCAATGGTTAAACACTTGCTCTTTCCCATTACTGACCCAGGTTTGAACCACTCCATCCCAAGGCTCTTTCAATTACACTAGAGGAAATTACTATGCAACCCCTCAAAGTTTAAAAACCTAGCTATTTAGTCCCTTTTCCGTAATTACACTAGAATTATGTTTCTTTTTCCATTCCACTTAGAATTTCTCTTCTCTCTCCTTATTTCttctatatttctttttcatcctCTTATTTCCATCAAATTTTCTCTACAttgctaaaattatttttgctttcAACATCAAATCAATCCCCGATAAATTGATTCTCTATCGATTGTTGAATTCATCATTGATAGCCTCTGTAATTCCATCAAGTTCAGACCTATTTCAGGTGCATTGGACCAGATTTGAGTGCAAGGAATGTCGTTCGAGATCTCGATGACAAGTGCATGTTCTTTTACAAGCAAATCGGAGAAAATCGTGCCTTAGAATAGGGCCACATGGTCTcatacacgaccatgtgccctAGAAACCCTAAGCTAGTTCGTAAACCACATGACCAAGACCCTTCCGCATGACTGTGTCCCTCTTATaggttaattttgcatttgccACTCGACCACAACCTGTTACACGGCCCAACCACATGGTTGTGTACTCCTTCCACACGACCTATAGCACCCTACACGGCttggtcacacgaccatgtgccccctattttacagttttgcccagaaatttatgttatgttCACTTTAGTTCCTTTTTGATCCCTAAATTATTCCTAGAAGTTTTTATGcatttaattgatctttgcattAGTGTTTATACAAAAATCCACGATTTATATGCCTGAATTGCTACTGTTATAATGTGTTTATTGATATTGGTTAACTGAATCACTACAATGCTATGAATAAATATGTGATATTAACCATGCCTACTGCTAAGTGT
This genomic stretch from Gossypium raimondii isolate GPD5lz chromosome 6, ASM2569854v1, whole genome shotgun sequence harbors:
- the LOC105773923 gene encoding uncharacterized protein LOC105773923, producing MATSSRRTSGPVLRSLSPSGRFCSHYASQSSSSSSSFAFSSSSFSSRSSTFFNQHRSISPPRVNMYNHSSSAPSVRFSLDNRPISPNRSIATIRKNTDAVQNLEKRQQKRTCMCSPTTHPGSFRCSLHKGFNNSNAVSSYAPSNRLNARRSAMTNSLVRIGGVEGDLVKRALSALIRPSSHQQRRRSAFQPRPSRLSVMSKAEDL